The Cucumis melo cultivar AY chromosome 5, USDA_Cmelo_AY_1.0, whole genome shotgun sequence genome has a segment encoding these proteins:
- the LOC103497545 gene encoding ABC transporter G family member 32 isoform X1 → MWNTADNVFVRTASFREDGEDEEALRWAALERLPTYSRVRRGIFKNIVGDIKEIDVSELEVQEQKLLIDRLVSSADDDPEMFFQRVRRRFDAVDLEFPKIEVRFQQLTVESFVHIGTRALPTIPNFMCNMMEALLRKLKIYSSQRSKLTILDNVSGIIRPSRLTLLLGPPSSGKTTLLLALAGRLGSDLQQSGRITYNGHGFNEFVPQRTAAYVSQQDRHIAEITVRETLDFAGRCQGVGFKYDMLMELARREKIAGIKPDEDLDIFMKSLALGGQETSLVVEYIMKILGLDVCADTLVGDEMLKGISGGQKKRLTTGELLIGPARVLFMDEISTGLDSSTTYQIIKYLRHSTCALDSTTVVSLLQPAPETYELFDDVILLCEGQIIYQGPRDSVLNFFTAMGFTCPERKNVADFLQEVISKKDQEQYWSVPDRPYQFIPAAKFAKAFRLYHVGKNLSEELEVPFDRRYNHPASLSSSQYGVKRRELLKTSFSLLRLLMKRNSFIYVFKFVQLLLVAMITMSVFFRTTMKHDTIDDGGLYLGALYFSTVIILFNGFTEVSMLVAKLPVIYKHRDLHFYPSWIYTLPSWILSIPISLLESGIWVVVTYYVIGYDPAITRFLRQLLLLFSLHQMSIALFRLMGSLGRNMIVANTFGSFTMLVVMALGGYIISRDRIPKWWIWGFWWSPLMYAQNAASVNEFLGHSWDKSVGKNTSMSLGESLLKARSLFTESYWYWIGVGALLGYTVIFNTLFTFFLAYLKPLGKSQAVVSKEELQEREKRRKGETTVIELRHYLQYSGSLNGKYFKQRGMVLPFQQLSMSFSNINYYVDVPMVSFKSSSLLIIRQLPWLFIILFKVLLQELKQQGVTEERLQLLVNVSGSFRPGVLTALLGVSGAGKTTLMDVLAGRKTGGVIEGNIHISGYPKRQDTFARVSGYCEQTDIHSPCLTIMESLLFSAWLRLPSDVDLETQRAFVDEVMELVELTPLSGALVGLPGVDGLSTEQRKRLTIAVELVANPSIVFMDEPTSGLDARSAAIVMRTVRNIVNTGRTIVCTIHQPSIDIFESFDELLLMKRGGELIYAGPLGPKSRELIKYFEAVEGVPKIKAGYNPAAWMLEVTSAVEESRLGVDFAEVYRRSTLFQRNLDLVETLSRPISNSKELSFPTKYSQTSLNQFLACLWKQNLSYWRNPQYTAVKFFYTVIISLMLGTICWKFGAKRETQQDLFNAMGSLYAAVLFIGITNATAVQPVVSIERFVSYRERAAGLYSALPFAFAQVAIEFPYVFAQTVIYCSIFYSMAAFDWTILKFIWYIFFMYFTLLYFTFYGMMTTAITPNHNVGAIIAAPFYMLWNLFSGFMIPHKRIPIWWRWYYWANPVAWSLYGLQVSQYGDDNKLVKLSDGINSVAIHDVLKHVFGFRHDFLGVAAIMVFGFCLFFATIFAFAIKSFNFQRR, encoded by the exons ATGTGGAACACCGCGGATAATGTGTTTGTTCGAACCGCCTCGTTTAGAGAAGACGGAGAAGATGAAGAGGCGTTACGTTGGGCAGCGCTTGAGAGGTTACCCACGTATTCGCGTGTTCGTAGAGGTATTTTCAAGAATATTGTTGGAGATATTAAGGAGATTGATGTTAGTGAACTTGAGGTTCAAGAACAAAAGCTTCTTATTGATCGATTGGTCAGTTCGGCTGATGATGATCCCGAGATGTTTTTTCAACGAGTGCGACGCCGTTTTGATGC AGTTGATTTAGAGTTCCCAAAGATTGAGGTTAGGTTTCAACAGTTGACTGTAGAATCGTTTGTTCACATTGGAACCAGAGCTCTGCCGACTATTCCCAACTTCATGTGCAATATGATGGAG GCACTTCTTAGGAAACTGAAAATATACAGCAGTCAGAGAAGCAAGTTGACAATTTTAGACAATGTCAGTGGAATTATAAGACCTTCCAG ATTGACTTTGTTATTGGGTCCCCCGAGCTCTGGAAAGACAACTCTTCTTCTAGCCCTTGCTGGTCGCCTTGGAAGTGATTTGCAG CAATCAGGGAGAATAACATATAATGGGCATGGGTTCAATGAGTTTGTTCCGCAGAGGACAGCAGCTTATGTTAGTCAACAGGACCGACATATTGCAGAAATAACTGTCAGAGAAACTCTCGATTTTGCAGGCCGCTGTCAAGGCGTGGGGTTCAAATATG ATATGCTCATGGAACTAGCAAGAAGGGAAAAGATTGCAGGGATAAAACCTGATGAAGATCTTGATATATTTATGAAG TCATTGGCTCTAGGGGGTCAAGAGACAAGTCTTGTGGTGGAGTACATTATGAAG ATTTTAGGGTTGGACGTGTGTGCTGACACATTGGTAGGAGATGAAATGCTCAAAGGGATTTCTGGAGGACAAAAAAAGCGTCTTACAACCG GCGAATTGCTAATTGGCCCTGCAAGAGTTCTATTCATGGACGAGATATCAACGGGGCTTGATAGTTCAACTACCTATCAAATTATCAAATATCTTAGGCATTCTACCTGTGCACTTGACTCCACCACTGTAGTTTCTCTGCTGCAGCCTGCTCCTGAGACGTATGAGTTATTTGATGATGTTATACTTCTCTGTGAAGGCCAAATTATATATCAGGGACCGAGAGACTCTGTTCTTAATTTCTTCACAGCTATGGGATTTACCTGTCCCGAGAGAAAGAATGTTGCTGACTTCTTGCAAGAA GTTATATCGAAGAAGGATCAGGAGCAGTATTGGTCAGTTCCTGATCGTCCTTACCAATTTATCCCTGCAGCAAAGTTTGCCAAAGCTTTTCGTTTGTATCATGTTGGAAAGAACTTGTCTGAAGAATTGGAAGTTCCTTTTGACAGACGTTATAACCATCCAGCTTCCTTGTCATCTTCTCAATATGGAGTAAAAAGGCGTGAACTTCTTAAGACCAGCTTTTCATTGCTAAGGCTGTTAATGAAACGAAACTCATTTATCTAcgtttttaaatttgttcaG TTACTGCTGGTTGCAATGATTACAATGAGTGTCTTTTTCCGGACAACAATGAAGCATGACACAATTGATGACGGAGGACTATATCTTGGGGCACTCTACTTTTCTACTGTTATCATCCTTTTTAATGGATTTACAGAGGTGTCCATGCTGGTGGCCAAACTTCCTGTAATTTACAAGCACAGGGATTTGCACTTTTATCCAAGCTGGATTTATACTCTTCCTTCTTGGATTTTAAGTATTCCAATTTCACTTTTGGAATCTGGTATCTGGGTTGTAGTCACGTATTATGTGATTGGATATGATCCTGCTATCACTAG ATTCCTGCGGCaacttttgttattattttctctGCATCAGATGTCTATAGCACTCTTTCGCCTCATGGGATCATTGGGACGTAACATGATTGTTGCCAATACCTTTGGATCCTTTACTATGTTGGTTGTTATGGCTCTTGGAGGATATATCATTTCAAGAG atcgtataccaaaatgGTGGATATGGGGTTTTTGGTGGTCCCCATTGATGTACGCCCAAAATGCTGCGTCTGTTAATGAGTTTCTTGGGCATTCTTGGGACAAG AGCGTTGGGAAGAATACAAGCATGTCACTAGGAGAATCTTTACTGAAAGCACGCAGCCTTTTTACAGAAAGCTATTGGTATTGGATTGGTGTTGGTGCGTTGCTTGGATATACAGTGATTTTCAATACGCTATTCACATTCTTCCTGGCATACCTTAAAC CTTTGGGCAAAAGCCAAGCTGTAGTCTCCAAGGAAGAACTgcaagagagagagaaaagaaggaaaggaGAAACTACTGTAATTGAGTTGAGACATTATTTGCAGTATTCTGGGTCATTGAATG GAAAGTACTTTAAACAGAGAGGGATGGTACTTCCCTTCCAACAACTTTCGATGTCTTTCAGCAATATTAATTACTATGTTGACGTTCCCATGGTGAGCTTCAAATCTAGTTCTTTACTCATTATTCGGCAACTACCTTGGTTGTTTATCATCTTATTTAAAGTATTACTTCAGGAGCTAAAGCAACAAGGGGTAACAGAAGAAAGATTACAATTGTTGGTTAATGTCAGTGGATCATTCAGACCAGGTGTGCTTACAGCTCTACTAGGAGTCAGTGGAGCTGGGAAAACCACACTCATGGACGTATTGGCTGGTAGAAAAACTGGAGGGGTCATTGAAGGAAACATACATATATCCGGCTATCCCAAAAGGCAGGACACATTTGCTAGAGTTTCTGGTTACTGTGAACAGACAGATATTCACTCCCCATGTTTGACTATTATGGAATCACTTCTCTTCTCCGCTTGGCTGCGATTACCTTCGGATGTTGACTTGGAGACACAAAGG GCTTTTGTTGATGAGGTGATGGAGCTTGTTGAGCTTACCCCACTCAGTGGAGCTTTAGTTGGTCTACCGGGTGTTGATGGTTTATCAACAGAACAAAGGAAAAGATTAACAATTGCTGTTGAACTGGTAGCAAACCCATCCATAGTGTTCATGGATGAGCCTACATCAGGGCTGGATGCAAGGTCGGCTGCCATTGTCATGCGGACAGTAAGAAATATTGTCAATACAGGGCGTACAATAGTCTGCACAATCCATCAGCCCAGCATAGATATTTTTGAATCTTTTGACGAG CTTTTATTAATGAAGCGTGGAGGAGAACTCATCTATGCTGGTCCATTAGGACCCAAGTCTCGGGAActaattaagtattttgag GCAGTTGAAGGAGTTCCAAAGATCAAAGCGGGCTATAATCCTGCCGCATGGATGCTTGAGGTTACTTCTGCAGTTGAAGAAAGTCGTCTTGGAGTGGATTTTGCTGAAGTTTACAGGAGATCAACGCTATTCCA ACGCAATCTAGACTTGGTTGAAACCTTGAGCAGGCCAATTAGTAATTCAAAAGAACTGAGCTTCCCAACAAAGTATTCTCAGACATCTCTCAATCAGTTTTTAGCATGCCTGTGGAAACAGAATTTGTCTTACTGGCGGAACCCACAGTATACTGCTGTGAAATTCTTTTACACTGTTATTATCTCATTGATGCTtggaacaatatgttggaaatTTGGTGCCAAAAG AGAAACCCAACAAGACTTATTTAATGCTATGGGATCCCTCTATGCTGCTGTTCTTTTCATTGGAATCACCAATGCTACTGCCGTTCAACCAGTTGTTTCAATTGAGCGATTTGTCTCATATCGAGAAAGAGCTGCTGGATTATATTCTGCTTTACCATTTGCATTTGCTCAG GTTGCTATCGAGTTCCCGTACGTGTTCGCACAGACAGTTATTTATTGCTCCATTTTCTACTCCATGGCTGCATTTGACTGGACAATTTTGAAGTTTATTTGGTATATTTTCTTTATGTATTTTACCTTGCTATACTTCACTTTCTACGGAATGATGACAACAGCTATCACACCAAATCATAACGTGGGTGCCATTATTGCGGCTCCCTTCTACATGCTTTGGAACCTCTTCAGTGGCTTCATGATTCCTCACAAG AGAATCCCAATATGGTGGAGATGGTATTACTGGGCTAATCCTGTGGCTTGGAGTTTATATGGACTCCAAGTATCACAATATGGCGATGACAATAAGCTGGTAAAGCTATCAGATGGAATTAACTCGGTAGCGATACATGACGTTCTCAAGCACGTTTTTGGCTTTAGACATGATTTCCTAGGTGTAGCTGCCATCATGGTGTTCGGTTTCTGCTTGTTCTTTGCCACGATCTTTGCTTTCGCAATAAAATCCTTCAACTTCCAAAGGAGATGA
- the LOC103497545 gene encoding ABC transporter G family member 32 isoform X2, translated as MWNTADNVFVRTASFREDGEDEEALRWAALERLPTYSRVRRGIFKNIVGDIKEIDVSELEVQEQKLLIDRLVSSADDDPEMFFQRVRRRFDAVDLEFPKIEVRFQQLTVESFVHIGTRALPTIPNFMCNMMEALLRKLKIYSSQRSKLTILDNVSGIIRPSRLTLLLGPPSSGKTTLLLALAGRLGSDLQQSGRITYNGHGFNEFVPQRTAAYVSQQDRHIAEITVRETLDFAGRCQGVGFKYDMLMELARREKIAGIKPDEDLDIFMKSLALGGQETSLVVEYIMKILGLDVCADTLVGDEMLKGISGGQKKRLTTGELLIGPARVLFMDEISTGLDSSTTYQIIKYLRHSTCALDSTTVVSLLQPAPETYELFDDVILLCEGQIIYQGPRDSVLNFFTAMGFTCPERKNVADFLQEVISKKDQEQYWSVPDRPYQFIPAAKFAKAFRLYHVGKNLSEELEVPFDRRYNHPASLSSSQYGVKRRELLKTSFSLLRLLMKRNSFIYVFKFVQLLLVAMITMSVFFRTTMKHDTIDDGGLYLGALYFSTVIILFNGFTEVSMLVAKLPVIYKHRDLHFYPSWIYTLPSWILSIPISLLESGIWVVVTYYVIGYDPAITRFLRQLLLLFSLHQMSIALFRLMGSLGRNMIVANTFGSFTMLVVMALGGYIISRDRIPKWWIWGFWWSPLMYAQNAASVNEFLGHSWDKSVGKNTSMSLGESLLKARSLFTESYWYWIGVGALLGYTVIFNTLFTFFLAYLKPLGKSQAVVSKEELQEREKRRKGETTVIELRHYLQYSGSLNGKYFKQRGMVLPFQQLSMSFSNINYYVDVPMELKQQGVTEERLQLLVNVSGSFRPGVLTALLGVSGAGKTTLMDVLAGRKTGGVIEGNIHISGYPKRQDTFARVSGYCEQTDIHSPCLTIMESLLFSAWLRLPSDVDLETQRAFVDEVMELVELTPLSGALVGLPGVDGLSTEQRKRLTIAVELVANPSIVFMDEPTSGLDARSAAIVMRTVRNIVNTGRTIVCTIHQPSIDIFESFDELLLMKRGGELIYAGPLGPKSRELIKYFEAVEGVPKIKAGYNPAAWMLEVTSAVEESRLGVDFAEVYRRSTLFQRNLDLVETLSRPISNSKELSFPTKYSQTSLNQFLACLWKQNLSYWRNPQYTAVKFFYTVIISLMLGTICWKFGAKRETQQDLFNAMGSLYAAVLFIGITNATAVQPVVSIERFVSYRERAAGLYSALPFAFAQVAIEFPYVFAQTVIYCSIFYSMAAFDWTILKFIWYIFFMYFTLLYFTFYGMMTTAITPNHNVGAIIAAPFYMLWNLFSGFMIPHKRIPIWWRWYYWANPVAWSLYGLQVSQYGDDNKLVKLSDGINSVAIHDVLKHVFGFRHDFLGVAAIMVFGFCLFFATIFAFAIKSFNFQRR; from the exons ATGTGGAACACCGCGGATAATGTGTTTGTTCGAACCGCCTCGTTTAGAGAAGACGGAGAAGATGAAGAGGCGTTACGTTGGGCAGCGCTTGAGAGGTTACCCACGTATTCGCGTGTTCGTAGAGGTATTTTCAAGAATATTGTTGGAGATATTAAGGAGATTGATGTTAGTGAACTTGAGGTTCAAGAACAAAAGCTTCTTATTGATCGATTGGTCAGTTCGGCTGATGATGATCCCGAGATGTTTTTTCAACGAGTGCGACGCCGTTTTGATGC AGTTGATTTAGAGTTCCCAAAGATTGAGGTTAGGTTTCAACAGTTGACTGTAGAATCGTTTGTTCACATTGGAACCAGAGCTCTGCCGACTATTCCCAACTTCATGTGCAATATGATGGAG GCACTTCTTAGGAAACTGAAAATATACAGCAGTCAGAGAAGCAAGTTGACAATTTTAGACAATGTCAGTGGAATTATAAGACCTTCCAG ATTGACTTTGTTATTGGGTCCCCCGAGCTCTGGAAAGACAACTCTTCTTCTAGCCCTTGCTGGTCGCCTTGGAAGTGATTTGCAG CAATCAGGGAGAATAACATATAATGGGCATGGGTTCAATGAGTTTGTTCCGCAGAGGACAGCAGCTTATGTTAGTCAACAGGACCGACATATTGCAGAAATAACTGTCAGAGAAACTCTCGATTTTGCAGGCCGCTGTCAAGGCGTGGGGTTCAAATATG ATATGCTCATGGAACTAGCAAGAAGGGAAAAGATTGCAGGGATAAAACCTGATGAAGATCTTGATATATTTATGAAG TCATTGGCTCTAGGGGGTCAAGAGACAAGTCTTGTGGTGGAGTACATTATGAAG ATTTTAGGGTTGGACGTGTGTGCTGACACATTGGTAGGAGATGAAATGCTCAAAGGGATTTCTGGAGGACAAAAAAAGCGTCTTACAACCG GCGAATTGCTAATTGGCCCTGCAAGAGTTCTATTCATGGACGAGATATCAACGGGGCTTGATAGTTCAACTACCTATCAAATTATCAAATATCTTAGGCATTCTACCTGTGCACTTGACTCCACCACTGTAGTTTCTCTGCTGCAGCCTGCTCCTGAGACGTATGAGTTATTTGATGATGTTATACTTCTCTGTGAAGGCCAAATTATATATCAGGGACCGAGAGACTCTGTTCTTAATTTCTTCACAGCTATGGGATTTACCTGTCCCGAGAGAAAGAATGTTGCTGACTTCTTGCAAGAA GTTATATCGAAGAAGGATCAGGAGCAGTATTGGTCAGTTCCTGATCGTCCTTACCAATTTATCCCTGCAGCAAAGTTTGCCAAAGCTTTTCGTTTGTATCATGTTGGAAAGAACTTGTCTGAAGAATTGGAAGTTCCTTTTGACAGACGTTATAACCATCCAGCTTCCTTGTCATCTTCTCAATATGGAGTAAAAAGGCGTGAACTTCTTAAGACCAGCTTTTCATTGCTAAGGCTGTTAATGAAACGAAACTCATTTATCTAcgtttttaaatttgttcaG TTACTGCTGGTTGCAATGATTACAATGAGTGTCTTTTTCCGGACAACAATGAAGCATGACACAATTGATGACGGAGGACTATATCTTGGGGCACTCTACTTTTCTACTGTTATCATCCTTTTTAATGGATTTACAGAGGTGTCCATGCTGGTGGCCAAACTTCCTGTAATTTACAAGCACAGGGATTTGCACTTTTATCCAAGCTGGATTTATACTCTTCCTTCTTGGATTTTAAGTATTCCAATTTCACTTTTGGAATCTGGTATCTGGGTTGTAGTCACGTATTATGTGATTGGATATGATCCTGCTATCACTAG ATTCCTGCGGCaacttttgttattattttctctGCATCAGATGTCTATAGCACTCTTTCGCCTCATGGGATCATTGGGACGTAACATGATTGTTGCCAATACCTTTGGATCCTTTACTATGTTGGTTGTTATGGCTCTTGGAGGATATATCATTTCAAGAG atcgtataccaaaatgGTGGATATGGGGTTTTTGGTGGTCCCCATTGATGTACGCCCAAAATGCTGCGTCTGTTAATGAGTTTCTTGGGCATTCTTGGGACAAG AGCGTTGGGAAGAATACAAGCATGTCACTAGGAGAATCTTTACTGAAAGCACGCAGCCTTTTTACAGAAAGCTATTGGTATTGGATTGGTGTTGGTGCGTTGCTTGGATATACAGTGATTTTCAATACGCTATTCACATTCTTCCTGGCATACCTTAAAC CTTTGGGCAAAAGCCAAGCTGTAGTCTCCAAGGAAGAACTgcaagagagagagaaaagaaggaaaggaGAAACTACTGTAATTGAGTTGAGACATTATTTGCAGTATTCTGGGTCATTGAATG GAAAGTACTTTAAACAGAGAGGGATGGTACTTCCCTTCCAACAACTTTCGATGTCTTTCAGCAATATTAATTACTATGTTGACGTTCCCATG GAGCTAAAGCAACAAGGGGTAACAGAAGAAAGATTACAATTGTTGGTTAATGTCAGTGGATCATTCAGACCAGGTGTGCTTACAGCTCTACTAGGAGTCAGTGGAGCTGGGAAAACCACACTCATGGACGTATTGGCTGGTAGAAAAACTGGAGGGGTCATTGAAGGAAACATACATATATCCGGCTATCCCAAAAGGCAGGACACATTTGCTAGAGTTTCTGGTTACTGTGAACAGACAGATATTCACTCCCCATGTTTGACTATTATGGAATCACTTCTCTTCTCCGCTTGGCTGCGATTACCTTCGGATGTTGACTTGGAGACACAAAGG GCTTTTGTTGATGAGGTGATGGAGCTTGTTGAGCTTACCCCACTCAGTGGAGCTTTAGTTGGTCTACCGGGTGTTGATGGTTTATCAACAGAACAAAGGAAAAGATTAACAATTGCTGTTGAACTGGTAGCAAACCCATCCATAGTGTTCATGGATGAGCCTACATCAGGGCTGGATGCAAGGTCGGCTGCCATTGTCATGCGGACAGTAAGAAATATTGTCAATACAGGGCGTACAATAGTCTGCACAATCCATCAGCCCAGCATAGATATTTTTGAATCTTTTGACGAG CTTTTATTAATGAAGCGTGGAGGAGAACTCATCTATGCTGGTCCATTAGGACCCAAGTCTCGGGAActaattaagtattttgag GCAGTTGAAGGAGTTCCAAAGATCAAAGCGGGCTATAATCCTGCCGCATGGATGCTTGAGGTTACTTCTGCAGTTGAAGAAAGTCGTCTTGGAGTGGATTTTGCTGAAGTTTACAGGAGATCAACGCTATTCCA ACGCAATCTAGACTTGGTTGAAACCTTGAGCAGGCCAATTAGTAATTCAAAAGAACTGAGCTTCCCAACAAAGTATTCTCAGACATCTCTCAATCAGTTTTTAGCATGCCTGTGGAAACAGAATTTGTCTTACTGGCGGAACCCACAGTATACTGCTGTGAAATTCTTTTACACTGTTATTATCTCATTGATGCTtggaacaatatgttggaaatTTGGTGCCAAAAG AGAAACCCAACAAGACTTATTTAATGCTATGGGATCCCTCTATGCTGCTGTTCTTTTCATTGGAATCACCAATGCTACTGCCGTTCAACCAGTTGTTTCAATTGAGCGATTTGTCTCATATCGAGAAAGAGCTGCTGGATTATATTCTGCTTTACCATTTGCATTTGCTCAG GTTGCTATCGAGTTCCCGTACGTGTTCGCACAGACAGTTATTTATTGCTCCATTTTCTACTCCATGGCTGCATTTGACTGGACAATTTTGAAGTTTATTTGGTATATTTTCTTTATGTATTTTACCTTGCTATACTTCACTTTCTACGGAATGATGACAACAGCTATCACACCAAATCATAACGTGGGTGCCATTATTGCGGCTCCCTTCTACATGCTTTGGAACCTCTTCAGTGGCTTCATGATTCCTCACAAG AGAATCCCAATATGGTGGAGATGGTATTACTGGGCTAATCCTGTGGCTTGGAGTTTATATGGACTCCAAGTATCACAATATGGCGATGACAATAAGCTGGTAAAGCTATCAGATGGAATTAACTCGGTAGCGATACATGACGTTCTCAAGCACGTTTTTGGCTTTAGACATGATTTCCTAGGTGTAGCTGCCATCATGGTGTTCGGTTTCTGCTTGTTCTTTGCCACGATCTTTGCTTTCGCAATAAAATCCTTCAACTTCCAAAGGAGATGA